From one Candidatus Stygibacter australis genomic stretch:
- a CDS encoding zf-TFIIB domain-containing protein, producing MKCPSCREEMIVLELNKIEIDYCLQCGGIWLDEGELEILVGDSAEELKAEFNKEKRSRERKIKCPACGRKMAKVVCGETHLDMCKKGHGIWFDRGELAEIIAYDDMNSEVLNFLEDMFRDTIKQEGE from the coding sequence ATGAAATGTCCTTCATGTCGTGAAGAAATGATCGTATTAGAACTTAATAAGATTGAGATAGATTATTGCCTGCAATGTGGTGGTATCTGGTTGGATGAGGGAGAGCTGGAAATACTGGTGGGTGACAGTGCTGAGGAATTGAAGGCAGAATTTAATAAGGAAAAACGCTCGCGGGAACGCAAGATCAAGTGTCCAGCCTGTGGTAGAAAAATGGCTAAAGTAGTGTGTGGTGAGACGCATCTGGATATGTGTAAAAAGGGACATGGCATCTGGTTTGACCGGGGAGAGCTGGCTGAGATCATCGCTTATGATGATATGAATAGTGAAGTATTGAACTTTTTAGAAGATATGTTTAGAGATACAATAAAGCAGGAAGGAGAGTAA
- a CDS encoding LemA family protein gives MLIGLLILLVVVVAYVIGLYNSLIRIRNRVKNAWSQIDVQLKRRHDLIPNLIETVKGYMQHEKETLTSVIEARAKAINANGVADVSAAEGHLQTALDKLLAVVENYPNLKADQSFATLQEELSSTENRIAFARQYYNDSVMNMNNRMEVFPSNIVASGMNLKKESYFEIEMAEKEAPKVSF, from the coding sequence ATGTTAATAGGATTATTAATTTTACTGGTAGTGGTAGTTGCTTATGTTATTGGGCTATATAACAGCTTGATCCGCATCCGTAATCGGGTAAAAAATGCCTGGTCACAGATAGACGTGCAATTGAAGAGACGGCATGACCTGATCCCTAATCTGATAGAGACAGTGAAGGGTTATATGCAGCATGAGAAAGAGACGCTTACGAGCGTGATAGAAGCCCGGGCAAAGGCGATCAATGCTAATGGCGTGGCAGACGTGTCTGCTGCAGAAGGACATTTGCAGACAGCTTTGGATAAACTGCTGGCAGTTGTGGAGAATTATCCAAATCTTAAGGCAGATCAAAGCTTTGCCACTTTGCAGGAGGAATTATCATCCACTGAAAACAGAATAGCATTTGCCAGACAATATTATAATGACTCCGTGATGAATATGAATAACAGGATGGAAGTTTTCCCATCAAACATAGTGGCAAGCGGGATGAACCTGAAAAAGGAAAGCTACTTTGAAATCGAAATGGCAGAAAAGGAAGCTCCCAAGGTAAGCTTTTAG